The Leptospiraceae bacterium genome includes the window CTCACTTGAAATACGAAGATGAGCACTTATATCCGTTCTTAAGAAAAGAAGCCGAAAAAGATGGAGGATTAAGAAATTTATTAGAGACTTTTGCAAAAGACATGGACAGAATTTCAAAATCAGCCCTTGATTTTTTTGCAAAGTATTCCAATGGTGGCTCAACTTCTGAGTTTGCCAAAGAAATTGTAATTTTGATGTCGTCAATTTCAAAAAGAAATAAACTCGAAGAGCATTTTTTATATCCAGAGTATATCGCACGAAAAAAGTAAATTTCTGAAATTAGATATAAGAATGTATTCTTGTATTTAAGAAAATTTTGAAATCCATCGAAGTATATAGTGGGATAAAAACTATTTTATGAGCGATCATTCAAGAATTTTTGCAGAATC containing:
- a CDS encoding hemerythrin domain-containing protein; protein product: MLIDDLKKKHVELANIFLKIKELGISSKEGQEKLLSAKEELLAHLKYEDEHLYPFLRKEAEKDGGLRNLLETFAKDMDRISKSALDFFAKYSNGGSTSEFAKEIVILMSSISKRNKLEEHFLYPEYIARKK